The proteins below are encoded in one region of Plutella xylostella chromosome Z, ilPluXylo3.1, whole genome shotgun sequence:
- the LOC105381590 gene encoding LETM1 domain-containing protein 1, whose protein sequence is MPLHRIKSVSKLLFQCNRYYCLAFPKQHDLSSRRFIMTYPPMYAKKALKQEKEKFRTYVIQQYLDYLSNYAKVLEQRFPSAMKMYRVFSVGIKDFYKDLKTYLSLRIRLARDQGFQNMSRQELELYVKMPGDMLRIAPVLILSAIPFGNYIIFPLAFLKPRALLCSHFWSIQQKAEFSVIELKERLRHNRPTFRALQAKLESIPDVVMKEKFRKIIAMLGSGVHPSAEEIIACKLLFSQGPYHLSNLSYSHCGHLIQIHGLRKSVFRQSKLKYRAFLLLEMDKAIIKEGGVASLSTDALRHACHLRGLHSSHLTNSDMILWLEQWLVISERVDKSCYSLILHCPLFLAYNHPQNWMLIY, encoded by the exons atgcCTTTGCATAGAATCAAATCGGTTTCCAAGTTACTTTTCCAATGCAACAGATACTATTGTTTGGCTTTCCCGAAACAACATGATCTAAGCTCACGTAG gttTATCATGACATACCCACCAATGTATGCTAAAAAAGCTCttaaacaagaaaaagaaaagtttAGAACTTATGTAATACAACAATATCTTGATTATCTATCAAATTATGCCAAAGTATTAGAACAAAGGTTTCCTTCTGCTATGAAAATGTACAGAGTTTTCAGTGTTGGCATTAAAGACTTctataaagatttaaaaacatatttatcacTACGAATAAGATTAGCCAGAGATCAAGGTTTCCAAAATATGAGCCGTCAAGAACTGGAACTCTATGTTAAAATGCCCGGTGATATGCTACGAATAGCTCCGGTGCTCATACTCTCTGCCATACCTTTTGGAAATTACATCATATTTCCTCTGgc CTTCCTGAAACCAAGGGCACTGCTGTGTTCACATTTCTGGTCAATACAACAGAAAGCAGAATTCTCTGTTATTGAGCTGAAAGAAAGACTAAGACACAATCGTCCAACTTTCCGTGCGCTACAGGCCAAGCTCGAGAGCATACCTGATGTGGTCATGAAGGAGAAGTTCAGGAAAATCATTGCCATGCTGGGGTCAGGCGTGCATCCGAGTGCTGAGGAAATTATCGCCTGCAAGTTACTGTTCTCACAAGGACCATACCATTTGAGTAACTTGAGCTATAGTCATTGT GGTCATCTAATACAGATTCATGGTCTAAGAAAAAGTGTGTTTCGCCAAAGTAAATTAAAGTACAGAgcttttttactattggaaATGGATAAGGCCATAATTAAAGAAGGTGGTGTTGCATCGTTGAGTACGGACGCCTTGCGGCACGCCTGCCACCTGCGCGGGCTCCACAGCAGTCACTTGACTAACAGTGACATGATACTCTGGCTGGAGCAATGGCTTGTAATCTCAGAGAGAGTGGACAAATCCTGCTACTCACTGATACTGCATTGTCCACTATTTTTAGCATACAATCATCCACAAAACTGGATGCTTATTTATTAG